The window GGGTGGAGCGCCGCCCGTGGTGGTTCCTGGCCGCCGGGGTGGTCGTCGTCGGCGTCCTCGCCATCCCGCTCTTCTCCATCCAGCTCGGCCACATCGACGACGGGGCCGACCCGACCACCTTCACCGACCGGCGCGCCTTCGACCTGATGTCCGACGCCTTCGGCCCCGGCTCCAACGGCCCGATCACCGTGGTCGTCGACCAGAGCGCCGTCGCGGCCGACGCCCGGCCGGCGCTGCTGAGCTCCGTGCAGCAGGCGCTGGCCGGCACGCCCGACACCTCCGGCGTCACCCCGCTCCAGACCAGCTCCGACGGCGACGTGCTGTTCGACACCGTCACCCCCGCCCAGCGGCCGCAGGACGAGCAGACCACCCAGTTGGTCGGGCACCTCTCCGGCACCGTCCTGCCGCAGGCCGTGGCGGGGAGCGGCGCCAAGACCTATGTGACCGGCACGACGGCCGCCCAGGTGGAGTTCGCCGACATCGTGGCCGCCCGGCTGCTGCCGATCATCGCGGTGGTGGTCGGCCTGGCCTTCCTGATCATCCTGGCCGTCTTCCGGGGCCTGCTGATCGCGGTGAAGGCGGCCGTGCTCAACCTGATCTCCATCGCCGCCTCCTACGGCGTCCTGGTGGCGGTCTTCCAGTGGGGCTGGGGCGGGCCCGCACTGGGGGTCGCCGGAACGGTCCCGATCGAGAGCTACGTCCCGATGATGATGTTCGCCATCGTCTTCGGCCTCAGCATGGACTACGAGATCTTCCTGCTCTCCCGGGTGCACGAGGCCTGGCTGAGCACCGGGGACAGCCGGGGCAGCGTGGCCCACGCCCTGGAGATCACCGCCCGGGTGATCACCTGCGCGGCGCTGATCATGGTCAGCGTGTTCGCCGCCTTCATCGTGAGCGACAACATCGTGATCAAGATGATGGGCCTCGGGCTGGCCGTCAGCGTGCTGATCGACGCCACCGTGGTCCGGCTGCTCCTGGTCCCGGCCGTGATGACCCTGCTGGGCCCCGCCGCCTGGTGGACGCCCCGCTTCCTGGACCGGGTGCTCCCGCACCTCGACACCGAGGGCGAGGGCGAGCGGGCCTGAGGGTGGCGGGGCGGGCCGGGCGGGCCGGACCGCCGGGCTCAGGCCCGGAGCGAGGCCAGCGTGACGATGGTGATGTCGGACGGCGCGCCGACCCGGACCGGCGGGCCCCATGCCCCGGCCCCGCGGGTCACGTACAGCTGGGTGTCGCCGTACCGTTCCAGGCCGGCGACGGTCGGGTTGGCCAGTTCGGCCAGGTAGTTGCCCGGCCAGAGCTGGCCGCCGTGGGTGTGGCCGGAGAGCTGGAGGTCGACGCCGTGCCGGACGGCGTCGTGGATGGTGACCGGCTGGTGCGAGAGCAGCACCGAGGTGCGGGCCCGGTCGCGGTCGCCGAGCGCCTTGTCGAAGTCCGGGCCGTCGCCCTCGGTGCGCCCGGCGATGTCGTTGACCCCGGCCAGGTCGAACCCGGCGAGCTCCACCCGGGCGTTCTGCAGCGGGTGGACACCCAGCTCGCGGACGAAGTCCACCCAGGGGGCCGCGCCGGAGAAGTACTCGTGGTTGCCGGTGACGAAGTACGCGCCGTCCCGCGCCCGCAGCTGCGCCAGCGGCTCCGCCGCACGCCCGAGTTCGGCGACCGAGCCGTCCACCAGGTCACCGACGATCGCGATCAGGTCGGGCTGCGCGCCGTTGATCGTGTCGACGATCCGCCGGGTGTGCTCACGCCCGAGGATCGGGCCCAGGTGGATGTCGCTGACCACGGCGATCCGGTAGCCGTGCGCCCGCGCGGGCAGCTTCGCCAGCGGCACGGTGACCTGCTTCAGACGCGGCCCCCGCAGCACCCCGTAGGTGCCGGTGCCGACCACGGCGGCCGCCGCGCCGGAGGCGCCGATCGCGAGCGTCCGGGCGACGAAGAGCCGGCGCCCGGGCGAGGGCGCGGTGGTCGGCACCGGCTCGGCGGCCGCCGGCCCGGCTCCGTCGCCGTCCACCGCCGCGGGGGCGGCCACCGGCTCCGGCGGGGTCACCGCCCGCGGACGCGGCAGCCGGAGCAGCAGCGGGCGGAGGGCCTCGCCGACCGCCACCGCCATCAGCAGGTAGAGCAGCACCGCCAGCCAGAGGTAGCCCGGCCAGGCCAGCCAGCGCTCGACGGACATCGGCAACCCCCGCCCGCCGACCAGCGCGCCCAGCGAGAGCAGCGGCAGCACGACGGCCAGCACGGTGCCCGCCCGGCGCCACCGACCGCCGGGAGCGGAGACGTCGCGCACCAGGCGCCGCCAGAGGTACCAGTGCGCGAGGGCCAGCACGGCCAGGACGGCGAGGACGCCGATCACCACGAGGACGATCATCACGCCGCCAGTATGAACGCCCGCCCGGCCGGCACCGACGACGGCCCCCGAGGCCGCCGGACCGGCTGGCGCTGTGTCAGATTTGAGCTTTCCACCACCCCGGTCCACCCGCTCTGACCTGGCGCTTTGTGTCCGCTGAGCGAACATTTCCGAAGGCCTTGTTCCGATACTCGTAGGTAGAAGTTAAGTTGCACCGCAATGCGCGGGTCCGTCCCCCACCCTCCGGCGTTCGAGCCGAGGGGCAGCCGCGCGGGAAAGGCACAGGGCACCCTCGATGAGTGCGGAAACCACCACCTCGGCCGGCTCGCCGCCGGCCGATGCCGCTCCGCAGCAGCAGAAGCAGCTCCAGCACGGTCAGGGCGCCGACGGGCACCTGAAGGCCGGGCTCAAGAACCGCCACCTGTCGATGATCGCGATCGGCGGCGTGATCGGCGCCGGCCTGTTCGTGGGCTCCGGCGCGGGCATCGCGGCCACCGGCCCCGGCATCCTGCTCTCCTACACCCTCGCCGGCGTGCTGGTCGTCCTGGTCATGCGGATGCTCGGTGAGATGGCGGCGGCCGACCCGCAGAGCGGATCGTTCTCGGCCTACGCCGACCGGGCGCTCGGCCGCTGGGCCGGCTTCTCGATCGGCTGGCTGTACTGGTTCTTCTGGGTCGTGGTGCTGGCCGTCGAGGCCACCGCCGGGGCGAAGATCCTCAACAACTGGGTGCCCGGCGTGCCGCAGTGGGCGTTCGCACTGATCGTGATGGCGGTGCTGACCGCCACCAACCTCTTCTCGGTGGCCTCCTACGGCGAGTTCGAGTTCTGGTTCGCCGGCATCAAGGTGGTGGCGATCGCCGCCTTCCTGGTGATCGGCACGCTCGCCGCGTTCGGGCTGCTGCCCGGCACCCACGCGGTCGGCACGGAGAACCTGACCGGCCACGGCGGCTTCCTCCCGCACGGTGTGGGCGCGGTCTTCACCGGCATGCTCACCGTGGTCTTCGCCTTCATGGGCAGCGAGATCGTCACCCTGGCCGCCGGCGAGTCGGAGGACCCGGAGAAGGCGGTCAGCAAGGCCACCAACAGTGTGATCTGGCGCATCGGCATCTTCTACCTGGGCTCGATCCTGCTGGTCGTGACCCTGCTCCCGTGGGACTCGGCGGCCGTCAAGGGCAGCCCCTACGTCGCCGTGCTGGAGCACGTCGGCATCCCGGGCGCCGGCCAGGTGATGGACGTGATCGTGCTGACCGCCGTGCTCTCCTGCCTCAACTCGGGGATGTACACCGCCTCCCGGATGGCCTTCTCGCTGGGCCAGCGCGGCGACGCCCCCAAGGCCTTCGCCTCGGTGACCAGCCGCGGCGTGCCGCGGATCGCGATCCTCGTCTCGGTGGTCTTCGGCTTCGTGGCGGTGTTCTTCAACTACACCTCCCCCGACACCGTCTTCTCCTTCCTGCTCAACTCCTCCGGCGCGGTGGCGCTCTTCGTCTGGCTCGTGATCTGCTTCTCCCAGTTGAGGATGCGCAAGATCATCGAGCGCGAGACGCCCGAGCGCCTGACCGTCCGGATGTGGCTGTACCCCTACCTCACCTGGACCGCGATCGGCATGATCGGCTTCGTGATGGCGTACATGTTCACCGACGCCGACGGGCGGAAGCAGATGTACCTGTCGCTGGTCGCCGCAGCCATCGTGCTGACGGCATCGGCCGTGGTGGGCCGCAGGCGACGGGCTGCGGCAGTGACGCCGGCTGCCTGAGCCGTCGCGCCGCCCGCACGCCGGGCCCGGGAGCCGTTGCGGAGGCTCCCGGGCCCGGTGGCGTTTTCGGCCCGGCGCCCGGGGGCCGGGCCCGTCTCCGGCGCATGGTGCGATTTCCGGCCCGGTGCCCGGCGGGCCCGCCCCCGGTACCGGATCAGGACGGGACGGAGATGACCCGCCGACGCCCAGCCCCTACCCTTCCCCCTATGCGAGATCTTGCAGCGGGGTTGGGGTACCTGGCCAAGGGCCAGAAGTGGGTGGGCCGGCACGGCCGCTGGTGGGGCTTCGGGATGCTGCCCGCGCTGATCACCCTGGTCGGGTACGTGGTGGCGCTGGTGTTCCTCGGCGGCTGGTCGGAGGAGCTCGCCGAGTGGGCCACCCCGTTCGCCGACGGCTGGGGCTCGCCCTGGCAGGGCCTGCTGCGCACCGCCCTCGCCGCGATCGTCTTCGGCGGCGGGCTGCTGATCTCCGTCATCACCTTCACCGCCGTCACGCTGCTGGTCGGCCAGCCGTTCTACGAGTCGCTCTGCGAGAAGGTCGACGAGACCGAGGGCGGCGCGCCCACCCCGCCGAACGTGCCGCTCTGGCGCGAGCTGGCCGTCTCGGCGCGGGACAGCCTCTACGTGCTGGTCCGGGTGGCCGGGTTCGGCGTCCTGCTGTTCGCCTGCGGGTTCATCCCGGTGGTCGGGCAGACGCTGGTGCCGGTGGCCGGGTTCCTGGTGTCCGGCTTCTTCCTCACCGTCGAGCTGACGGCGGTGGCCCTGCAGCGCCGCGGCGTGCCGCAGCGCGAGCGGATCCGGCTGCTGCGCTCCCGGCTCGGGCTGGCCTTCGGCTTCGGCGTGCCGCTGATCCTGGGCTTCCTCGTCCCGTTGGTGACCGTCCTCGCGATGCCCGGCGCGGTGGCCGGTGCCACCCTGCTGGCGCGCGACCTGGTGCCGGTGGAGGACGCCGAGGACGAGCCGGACGAGCAGGACCGGCAGGACCGGCAGGGCCAGGCGGACGACGCGGGCGGGGCACCCGGGGTGCCCGGGGTGCCCGGGTACGGGCCCGGGTACGGCGAGCAGCGACCGGTGCCGGGGAACCCGTACGCGACGGGCCCGGAGCCGGTCCGGCCGTACGGGGGGCCGAACCCGTACTCCTCCCGCTGAGGGCCGGGGGCGCGGAGCGGTGACCGTCCGGTCACCGCGCGTCGCACCGGGGCCGCCGCGCTGTGAAGCCGCCCACACGGCTCCGCGCTGCTACTGCCCTCGATAGTCGTCGCCGGGCCGGGGTCCGCCCACGCAGCCGCGGAGCGGCGCCCCCCGGCCGTGCCGGCCCAGTGGCCGGCCCCGGAGCGGACCGCGAAGAACGCAGGCCACCGCGCCGATTCACCCCCTGCTCCGTCGGACCGGCGGTCGACCGGCCGTCGGTCGACGGGATCGGACCGCCCACCTCGAAGCGCCCGGCCGCGGCCGGGCGCTTCGCCGTTCGGGCCGCCCCACCCACTACCCGCCGTAGTAGCCGCTGCCTTTGCCGCCCCCGCCGGGCTCTGCGAAGAATGGCCAGTCGCCAGGCAGCGCGAACCGGTCCGTCCGCCGCGCGTCCCGCCCGCCCCGCCGTCACGGCCGGGGTGCCATGGCCGTCCCGGACGGCATCGCGGGCCCTGTCCGCCCGTGTCCTCGTGCCGGAGCCCCCGTGCTCCCCGGTACGGCCCCCGACGGAAAAGGATCGTCCGCTCCATGCAGCTCAGCCATGCCCGCCGCAACTCGCTGATCACCGGTATCACCACCCTCGTGGTGGCGGGTGCGGCCACCGCCGCCCTCGCCGTCCCGCAGAGCGGCGGCAGCGTCGCCGAGGCGGCCGCCCCGGTGGCCGGTGTCTCCGTGGACGGGCAGCCGGTGGCCGCCCAGGCCGACCCGGCCGCGGCCGACGCCGCTGCTGCGGCCGCTGCCCAGGCGCAGGCGCAGGCCCAGGCACAGGCCGAGGCGGACGCCGCCGCGCAGGCCCAGGCCGCCGCGCAGGCCCAGGCCGAGGCGAAGGCGCAGGCGGACGCCAAGGCCAAGGCCGACGCGGAGGCCGCCGCCTCCCGCTCGCAGGAGCGCGCCGCGCTCAACGCCAAGCCCACCTACTCCGGCAGCGCCCGTGAGATCGCCGCCCAGATCGTCCCGGCCGGCCAGCTGCAGTGCTTCAGCAACATCGTGTCCCACGAGAGCAGCTGGAACCACCTCGCCGTCAACGCCTCCTCCGGCGCCTACGGCCTGGTCCAGGCGCTCCCCGGCTCCAAGATGGCCTCGGCCGGCGCCGACTGGCGCACCAACCCCGCCACCCAGATCAAGTGGGGCCTGGACTACATGAACTCCCGGTACGGCAGCCCCTGCGGCGCCTGGTCCTTCTGGCAGAGCCACCACTGGTACTGAGCCGACCCGGCCGGTAGCAGCCCCGAGGACCCCGCGCGGCAGACCCGCGCGGGGTCCTCGGCCTTTCCGTACCGCGAGGTCCGGGACCGCCCGCGACCGGCCCGTCCGCGCGGGCACCGGCGCCGTCGTCGGATCCGGCCGGCGGCGCCGCTCGACGTGGACACGCCCGGCATGACGGGTGAAGATATGGCGCACGCTCGTACGATTTGACGCGGATTGATCAGAATTACCGACCGTCAGGGCTTTGCCACCTTCCGGCCGCGCTCCTACGCTCCGGCCTCATGCCCTCTCCCCTGATCAGCGTCGTGCTCCCCGCCTACGACCAGCAGAAACAGCTGGCGGAATGCCTCGACTCGCTCCTTGCGCAGTCCTTCCGCGACTTCGAGGTCATCCTGGTCGCGGACCGTTCCCCCGAGACCCCGGCCGACCTCGCCGACGCGTACGCGGCGCGGCACCCGCAGGTCTCGGCGCTGCACCTCAACGCCTCCGTCGGCGTGGGCGTCAGCCGGGACGCGGGCGCCGCCCGGGCGACCGGCGAGTACCTGCTCTTCCTCGACGCCGACCACCTGCTCCCCCGGGACGGCCTGCGCTCGCTCGCCGACCGGCTGGAGCAGACCGGCCCGGTGGACGTGCTGCTGTTCGGGCACACCCGGCGGCACGGCGGGCGCGACTGGCCGGGCGGCGCGGAGGCGGTGCTGGCCGAGGCCGGGCCCGAGGTCACCGGGCCGGCCGCCCGTCCCGAGCTGCTCGGCGCGCCCGCGCTGATCTGGGACCGGCTGCTACGGCGCGACTTCTGGCAGGGCCGCGCGCTCGCCTTCCCGGACGGCCGCTACGAGGAGATCCCGGCCGTGCACCGGGCCATGCTGACCGCCGGACGGATCGCCGTGCTGCCGCGCGCCTGCGTCCAGCTGCGGCGGCGGGAGACCGTCCACCCGGCCGGCTCGCCCGGCAGCAGCCAGTTCGACATCTTCGACCAGTACGAGCGCAGCTTCGCCCTGCTGGACGAGGTGGCGGCCTGGCAGCCGGAGCTGGAGGCCGTCCGCGACGCCCTGTTCACCCGGATGGTCCGGCACTACCTGTTCGTGTTCGACCTGGCCGGGTGCGTGGCGCGGGCCGAGCGGCCCCAGTTCTTCCACCGCGCCGCCGAGCACCACCGCCGCTTCCAGCCGGCCGGGCACCGGCGGCCCGGCGGGCGCGAGGGCGTGAAGTTCTCGCTACTGGCCGGCGGCGCCTACCCGGCCTTCGAGATGGCCAAGCTCTCGCACATCGCCAAGGGCACCCTCACCGGCTCGGCCCGCCGCCGGGCCTCGGCCTGACCCGGACGGCATCCCGGCGGCAGGAGACCGGACGTCCGTCCGGCGGAGCCGGCGTGCGGCCGACACTCCGTCGGCCGCACGCCGGGGTGGCCCGTACCGGGCGCGCCGTCCGGCTGGGATGATCGGCGGCGGTACGCCGAGCCCACCCCCGGGAGGACCCACGTGAGCCGACCGTCCGCCGCCCCCGGCGCCGACCTCGCCCGGGAGCTCGCCGCGACCCTGCGCGGCGACGTCCGCTTCGGCGCCGCCGAGCGCACCGTCTACAGCCACGACGCGTCCAACTACCGCCACCTGCCGCTCGGCGTGGTCAAGCCGGCCGACCTCGACGACGTCCGGACGGCCGTCGCGCTCTGCCGGCAGTACGGCGTACCGGTGGTGCCGCGCGGGGCCGGCACCAGCATCGGCGGGCAGGCGATCGGCCCGGGCGCGGTCGTCCTGGACTTCCGGCGCCACCTGGGCGCGGTGCACGGCGTGGACCCGGAACGCCGCACCGCCCGGGTCGAGCCGGGCGCCGTGCTGGACCACCTCCAGCGGGCCGCCCGCCCGCACGGCCTGCGCTTCGGGCCGGACCCGTCCACGCACAGCCGGTGCACCCTCGGCGGCATGATCGGCAACGACTCCTGCGGCGCCCACTCCGTCCTCTGGGGGCGCACCTCCGACAACGTCGAGTCCCTCGACCTGCTGCTCGCCGACGGCACCGAACTCACCGTCGGCGGCCCGCTCGGGCCCGCCGAACGCACGGCGCTGCGCGCCCTGCCCGGGCGCGCGGGCCGACTCCACCGCGACCTCCAGGACTTCACCGACCGCAACCTCGCCGTGATCCGCCAGGGCATGCCGGACCTGCCGCGCCGCACCTCCGGCTACCCGCTGGACGCCCTGCTCCCCGAACGCGGCCACCACCTCGCCCGGGCCCTCACCGGCACCGAGGGCACCTGCGCGCTGCTGCTCGGCGCCACCGTCCGACTGGTCGAGGACCCGCCCGCCCGCGCCCTGGTGGTGGCCGGCTACCCGGACGAGACGGCCGCCGCCGACGCGGTCCCCGCCCTGCTGCCGCTGCGCCCGCTGACCGTCGAGGGCATGGCCGCCGACCTGATCGCCGCGCTGCTCGCCGCCGGACCGCGGCCGCCCGCACTGGACCGGCTGCCCGAGGGCGCCTGCTGGCTCTTCCTGGAGACCGCCGGCGCGACCCCCGCCGAGGCCCTCGACGCGGCCCGGCGGCTCGCCGACGCCGTCCGCCGGGAGCGCTCCGCCACCACCTCCGTCGTCACCGACCCCGGCGAGCAGCGCCAGCTCTGGGGCGTGCGCGAGGCCGGCGCGGGGATCGTCACCCGGCTGCCCGACGGCGGCGAGGCCTGGCCCGGCTGGGAGGACTCGGCCGTCCCGCCGGAGCGGCTCGGCGACTACCTGCGCGACCTGCGGGCGCTGCTGCGCCGCCACCACCTGCGCGGCGTCCCGTACGGGCACTTCGGCGAGGGCTGCGTCCACCTGCGGATCGACTTCCCGCTCACCGCGCCGCACGGGCCGGCGGTGTTCCGGGAGTTCCTGGAGCAGGCCGCCGACCTCGCGGTCTCGTACGGCGGTTCGCTCTCCGGTGAGCACGGCGACGGGCAGGCCCGCGCCGAGCTGCTGCCCCGGATGTACCCGCCCGGGATCATCGCGCTCTTCGGCGAGTTCAAGCGGATCTGGGACGCCGACAACCTGCTCAACCCGGGTGCCCTGGTGGACCCGCGCCCGCTCGACGCCGACCTGCGGCTGGCCGGGCCGGTACGCGCGCTCCCGCTCGCCCTCCCGTACGCGCAGGACGACGGCAGCCTCGCCAAAGCCGTGCACCGCTGCGTCGGGGTGGCCAAGTGCGTGGACCCCGAGACCGGGGTGATGTGCCCGAGCTACATGGCCACCGGCGAGGAGCGCCACTCCACCCGGGGCCGCGCCCGGCTGCTCGCCGAGATGCTGCGCGGCGCGGAGGGCGCGATCCCGGACGGCTGGCGCTCACCGGAGGTCAGGGAGGCGCTGGACCTCTGCCTCGGCTGCAAGGGCTGCGCCGGCGACTGCCCGGTCCACGTCGACATGGCCACCTACCGGACCGAGTTCCTGTACCAGCACTACCGGCACCGCCCCAGGCCCCTGTCGCACTACTCGATGGGGTGGCTGCCGCTCTGGCTGCGGGCCGTCGCACTCGCCCCCGGCGCGGCCAACCTGATCGCCCGGTCCGCCGCCGCCGGCCCGCTGAAGCGGCTCGGCGGGGTGGACCGGCGCCGACCGGTCCCGGTGTTCCCGCCCGAGACCTTCACCCGCTGGTACCGCCGTCACCGCGCCACGCACCCGGCCCAGGCCGGCGCCCGCCCCGTCCTGCTCTGGCCGGACACCTTCTCCGACCACCTCCAGCCGAACGTGCTGCGCGCCGCCGTCGAGGTGCTCTCCCACCTGGGCTTCGACGTCCGGCTGCCGGACGGCCCCGTCTGCTGCGGGCTCACCTGGTACTCCAGCGGCCAGCTGGGCACCGCCCGGCGGGTGATGCGACGCAGCCTGCGCGCGCTCGCCGCCACCGGGCTGCCCGCCGACACCCCGGTGGTCGGCCTGGACCCGAGCTGCACCGCCACCCTGCGCGAGGACCTGCCCCGGCTGCTCGGCGCCGACGGCCGCCCGCTCGCCGAACGGACGCGCACCTTCGCCGAGTTCATCGACCAGTACGCGCCGGACGCCCCGCTCCCCCGGCTCCCGCTGGACGCCGTCACCCAGACCCACTGCCACCAGCACGCCGTCCTCGGCACCGCCGCCGACCGCCGGGTGGAGGCCCGCACCGGTCTGCGCAACCGCGTCCTCGACTCCGGCTGCTGCGGGCTGGCCGGCAGCTTCGGCTTCGAGCGGGGCCACTTCGAGGTGTCCGTGACGATCGCCGAACGCGTGCTGCTGCCCGAGCTGCGAGCGGCGGCCCCGGACACCGTCGTGCTGGCCGACGGCTTCAGCTGCCGCACGCAGATCGCCCACCTGGCCGAGGGCCGCCAGGCCCTCCACCTCGCCGAACTGCTGCAGCGGGGCCTCCGGGAGCAGCGCTGACCGCCCGGTGGGAGCGGCGCGCGACCCTAGACCGCCTGCGGCTCCTGCACCTCCGTCGACCGCGGCGGCTCCTCCGCGCAGACCGCCGAGACGAACTCCGCCAGCCGGGCCTGCGGCAAGCCGCGCGCGATGTCCGCCTCGCTGATCATCCCGACCACCTCGTGCTCCGGGTGGTTGATCACCGGGAGCCGGCGCACCCGGTACTGCTCCATCATCCGCAGCACCTGCTCGGCGTCCTCGTCCGCCTCCACCGTCATCGGCCGGCCCTGGGCGATCTCGCCCGCCGTCACCTGTTCGGGGTCGCGGCCCTCGGCGACGCACTTCAGCACGATGTCGCGGTCGGTCACGATGCCGAGCAGCTTCTGCCGCTCACCGCAGATGGGCAACGCCCCGACGTCGCGTTCCCGCATGATCCGGGCGGCGGAGGCGAGGGTCTCGTGCTCACCCACGCACGCCGCGCCCGGGTGCATGATGTCGCTGGCTCTGGTCATGATCGGCCTCCTGACGTGCCTGCCACTCCCGTCCCTCCATCGTGGTCCGGGCCCGGGGGCGCCGCCACCGGGCCCGGCGCGGGGTGGTCGGGGCCGTTCAGCCGGCCCACCGGCGACTGCTCCAGCACCTCCTCCAGCGGCGGCAGTTCGAGCTGCTCCACCTCCGGAAGCCGCGGCGGTTCGGCCGGTGGCGGCTCCGCGCCCGCCTGCTCGCCGCCGTCGCCCGCCGTCCTGCGGTTCACCTCCGCCGCGCTGTCCAGGAACCGCAGCAGCTCGACCGGGAACGGCAGCACCAGCGTCGAGTTCTTCTCCGCCGCCACCTCCACCACGGTCTGCAGCAGCCTCAGTTGGAGCGCCGCCGGAGTCGCGCTCATCACCGCCGCGGCCTCCGACAGCCGCGCCGAGGCCTGGTACTCGCCGTCCGCCGTGATGATCCTCGCCCGGCGCTCCCGCTCGGCCTCCGCCTGCCGGGACATCGAGCGCTTCATCGACTCCGGCAGGGCGACGTCCTTGATCTCGACCCGGTCGATCTCGATGCCCCAGCCCAGCGCCGGGCTGTCGATCATCAGCTCCAGTCCCTGGTTGATCGGCTCCCGGTTGGCCAGCAGGTCGTCCAGCTCGCTCTTGCCGATGATTGAGCGCAGCGAGGTCTGGGCGACCTGCGAGATGGCGAAGTTGTAGTCCTGCACGTTGACGGTCGCCTTCACCGGGTCCTCCACCCGGAAGTAGACGACCGCGTCCACCCGGACGGTCACGTTGTCGCGGGTGATGCCCTCCTGGGCGGGGATCGGCATCGTCACGATCTGGACGTTCACCTTGCGCAGCCGGTCCGCCACCGGCATCAGCCGCACCAGCCCGGGGCCCTGCACCTGCTCGCGAACCCGGCCGAAGCGGAACACCACGCCCCGCTGGAACTGCTGCACGACCCGGACGCTCAGCCCGGCCCACACGGCCACCAGTACGACGGCCGCCAGCACCGCATCGAATATCAGCATCGCGGTCTCCTCGCGCGCACCACCGCCCCGGCGGTCGCCGCCCCGGCCCGGCCGGGGGCCGCCAGAGCAGCCGATTCCACGCTACGCCTGCGGAGGCGCCGCCGGAACGGGCCGCCCGTGGGCCGCCGACCGCCGGCCGCCGCGCCTAAGATCGTCCCCATGTCCCAGCCCGCAGCCGACGGCCCGGCCACCGACCCCGAGGACCCGGGCCACCCCGTCGCGGCCGCCGCCCGCACGGCCACGGTCTCCGCGCTGGACGCCGTCGTCACCGGTTGCCGCGCCTGTCCCCGCCTGGTCGAGTGGCGCGAGGCGACGGCCCGCACCAAGCGCCGCGCCTACCTGGACTGGGACTACTGGGGCCGCCCGATCCCCGGCTTCGGCCCGCCCGACGCGCCGCTGGTCCTGGTCGGCCTCGCCCCCGCCGCGCACGGCGGCAACCGCACCGGCCGGATCTTCACCGGCGACCCGTCCGGCGACCTGCTCTACGCCACGCTCCACGCGCTCGGGCTGGCGAACCGCGCCGAGTCCGTCCGGCACGGGGACGGCCTGCGCCTGCACGGCGTCCGGATCACCGACCCGGTGCGCTGCGCGCCGCCCGACAACAAGCCGACCACCGCCGAACGGGACACCTGCCGCCCGTGGATCACCCGCGAGCTGGAGCTGCTGCGGCCGACCGTGCGGACCGTCGTGGCGCTCGGCGGCTTCGCCTGGCAGGCGCTGCTCCCGGCGGTCGCCGCCGCCGGCTGGCGGGTGCCCCGGCCCCGGCCGGTCTTCGGCCACGGCGCCCGGGTCGCCCTGCCGGCCGCCGACGGCGGACCGCCGCTGGAGCTGTACGGGTGCTACCACGTCAGCCCGCGCAACACGAACACCGGCCGGCTGAGCACCGTCATGCTGCGCGAGCTGCTCCGCGAGGCCGCCCGTTCGGCCGGTCTGGACCCCCTCCCGGAGCGCCCGGTCGCCGGTGGGGAGCCGTAGCCGTCCGGCGGCCCCTCAGCCCGCCAGTACCTCGGTCAGCAGCCCGCCGACCAGCCGGACGCCGTCCTCGGTGAGGATCGACTCGGCGTGGAACTGCAGCGAGGCGAAGTGCGGGCCGCGCAGCGCGTGCACCTCGCCGGTGTCCGCGTCGCGGCTCACCTCGACCAGGCCGACGCCCTCGCACTCGACCTTGGCCTCGACGCTGCGGGCCGCGAAGG of the Kitasatospora sp. NBC_01246 genome contains:
- a CDS encoding slipin family protein, encoding MLIFDAVLAAVVLVAVWAGLSVRVVQQFQRGVVFRFGRVREQVQGPGLVRLMPVADRLRKVNVQIVTMPIPAQEGITRDNVTVRVDAVVYFRVEDPVKATVNVQDYNFAISQVAQTSLRSIIGKSELDDLLANREPINQGLELMIDSPALGWGIEIDRVEIKDVALPESMKRSMSRQAEAERERRARIITADGEYQASARLSEAAAVMSATPAALQLRLLQTVVEVAAEKNSTLVLPFPVELLRFLDSAAEVNRRTAGDGGEQAGAEPPPAEPPRLPEVEQLELPPLEEVLEQSPVGRLNGPDHPAPGPVAAPPGPDHDGGTGVAGTSGGRS
- a CDS encoding FAD-binding and (Fe-S)-binding domain-containing protein — protein: MSRPSAAPGADLARELAATLRGDVRFGAAERTVYSHDASNYRHLPLGVVKPADLDDVRTAVALCRQYGVPVVPRGAGTSIGGQAIGPGAVVLDFRRHLGAVHGVDPERRTARVEPGAVLDHLQRAARPHGLRFGPDPSTHSRCTLGGMIGNDSCGAHSVLWGRTSDNVESLDLLLADGTELTVGGPLGPAERTALRALPGRAGRLHRDLQDFTDRNLAVIRQGMPDLPRRTSGYPLDALLPERGHHLARALTGTEGTCALLLGATVRLVEDPPARALVVAGYPDETAAADAVPALLPLRPLTVEGMAADLIAALLAAGPRPPALDRLPEGACWLFLETAGATPAEALDAARRLADAVRRERSATTSVVTDPGEQRQLWGVREAGAGIVTRLPDGGEAWPGWEDSAVPPERLGDYLRDLRALLRRHHLRGVPYGHFGEGCVHLRIDFPLTAPHGPAVFREFLEQAADLAVSYGGSLSGEHGDGQARAELLPRMYPPGIIALFGEFKRIWDADNLLNPGALVDPRPLDADLRLAGPVRALPLALPYAQDDGSLAKAVHRCVGVAKCVDPETGVMCPSYMATGEERHSTRGRARLLAEMLRGAEGAIPDGWRSPEVREALDLCLGCKGCAGDCPVHVDMATYRTEFLYQHYRHRPRPLSHYSMGWLPLWLRAVALAPGAANLIARSAAAGPLKRLGGVDRRRPVPVFPPETFTRWYRRHRATHPAQAGARPVLLWPDTFSDHLQPNVLRAAVEVLSHLGFDVRLPDGPVCCGLTWYSSGQLGTARRVMRRSLRALAATGLPADTPVVGLDPSCTATLREDLPRLLGADGRPLAERTRTFAEFIDQYAPDAPLPRLPLDAVTQTHCHQHAVLGTAADRRVEARTGLRNRVLDSGCCGLAGSFGFERGHFEVSVTIAERVLLPELRAAAPDTVVLADGFSCRTQIAHLAEGRQALHLAELLQRGLREQR
- a CDS encoding CBS domain-containing protein; amino-acid sequence: MTRASDIMHPGAACVGEHETLASAARIMRERDVGALPICGERQKLLGIVTDRDIVLKCVAEGRDPEQVTAGEIAQGRPMTVEADEDAEQVLRMMEQYRVRRLPVINHPEHEVVGMISEADIARGLPQARLAEFVSAVCAEEPPRSTEVQEPQAV
- a CDS encoding uracil-DNA glycosylase, with the translated sequence MSQPAADGPATDPEDPGHPVAAAARTATVSALDAVVTGCRACPRLVEWREATARTKRRAYLDWDYWGRPIPGFGPPDAPLVLVGLAPAAHGGNRTGRIFTGDPSGDLLYATLHALGLANRAESVRHGDGLRLHGVRITDPVRCAPPDNKPTTAERDTCRPWITRELELLRPTVRTVVALGGFAWQALLPAVAAAGWRVPRPRPVFGHGARVALPAADGGPPLELYGCYHVSPRNTNTGRLSTVMLRELLREAARSAGLDPLPERPVAGGEP